The Coffea arabica cultivar ET-39 chromosome 1e, Coffea Arabica ET-39 HiFi, whole genome shotgun sequence genome has a window encoding:
- the LOC113733981 gene encoding piezo-type mechanosensitive ion channel homolog isoform X3 gives MESFLGDFVLPLLLLIGTWVILYSHYSSPTKAFLVDRILHVKDDTNDPAGLLNWSLISFINLVASLVIRFVARKRGFRFRCRNSLLWCIFLFSLIVIFSQVTFLVISAIMGSEWTVADAWWMKLIGLMKLQSWRSPLVVYLLIIQLLVAVIALTEIQWNRFGFFRLQDSCWACFSSVVEHIGSRLRVASCLLLPGIQLVVGISNPSWLSLPFFVCSCVGLVDWSLTSNFLGLFRWWKLLWLYAGFSICLLYVYQLPVGFPEIFNMIANFVGLYKLSPKSDLQEISSSLSLMAFYYVLSCVKCDLEEMDFLMSIREGSLTEQLLPSRHPFFIRELRSGVRHANVFLRRTVFRYFTINFFTYGFPVSLFALTFWSFHFASICAFGLLAYVGYILYVFPSLFRLHRLNGLLLVFILLWAVSTYVFNVAFAFMNWKLGKDMEIWEMVGLWHYPIPGFFLLAQFCLGILVALGNLVNNTVFLCTSDEEGQSSKDYYKEEVNEETKVLIVATIAWGLRKCSRAIVLVLIFLIAMKPGFIHAVYGLLESDSSWDFLEIALLACFCAIHNHGFEMLFSFSAIVQHTPSPPVGFSILRAGLNKSVLLSVYATSSTRDSHDNASHEKRIALYLGAIGKKFLSVYRSFGTYIAFLTILLTVYLVRPNCLAFGYIFLLLVWIIGRQLVERTKRRLWFPLKAYAIIVFIFVYSLSIFPTFEAWMSAKFNLQLYFGYNPGSSLLENVWESLAIVVVMQLYSYERRQSKSVRSEESDFSQFGILGFIRRCLIWHSHKILLIALFYASLSPISAFGVLYLLGVVFCSTLSKASRIPSKSFLIYTGVLVTSEYLFQMWGEYAEMFPGQRHYDLSLLLGFQVYKPNFWGIEAGLRAKVLVIAACTLQYNVFHWLERMPTFLVDVVNSEEPCPLFVSAEDVLPVVSVPNGENDASSSFNERSSRKIGVTSSSLPTFSPGLYQSSHDVSTAGVGYKDHNTRKYSFGHIWGSVKESHKWNKKRILALRRERFEIQKTTLKIYLKFWIENMFNLFGLEINMIALLLASFALLNAISLLYIVSLAACALLERHILRKLWPMFVFLFSLILVFEYFAMWKHLMPLDPHVSSDTNVHCHDCWKISNLYFAHCRSCWLGLIVDDPRMLISYFVVFLLACFKLRADHASSFSGSFTYRQMVSQRKNAFVWRDLSFETKSMWTFLDYLRLYCYCHLLDLVLALVLITGTLEYDILHLGYLAFALIFFRMRLTILKKKNSIFKYLRIYNFGVIVLSLAYQSPFVGDFSGGKCETIDYIYEVIGFYKYDYGFRITSRSALVEIVIFVLVSLQSYMFSSPEFDYVFRYLEAEQIGAIVHEQEKKAAWKTEQFLHIRESEEKKRQRNFQVEKMKSEMLNLQIQLHNMNSTSACDDSSPASEGLRKRKNATVNTNMNSGILEKQDINTHPDSGFAFDLYGSPSNVRGESPFTMEFAKQPIESPLGEITELEECTSEGSFLESDRERKGRGQASENPLVSAVQLIGDGVSQVQSIGNQAVNNIVSFLNIAPEDSDTNEHTAAEEGVFQESESQNVRYACLDRASSVQSDRSRASDTASLQIGRIFGHIWSQMRSNNDVVCYICFVLVFLWNFSLLSMVYLAALFLYALCVNTGPSYTFWVIMLIYTEIYILIQYLYQIVIQHCGFSIQSSLLQELGFPTKRIKSSFVISTLPLFLVYLFTLVQSSITAKDGEWFSPGFSKGRLLHRKEVLQVSTLSGTAKELVQLVAKMVKMVISSCSTYWKSLTQEAESPPYFVQLSMDVHLWPEGGIQPERIESGINRLLQLVHDERCKNENHCSCASRVQIQSIEKSTENPNVALAVFEVVYASHSEECNAKEQYESLTPAADVAKEILEAHNAGFTEGIGFPYHIISAIGGGKREVDLYAYIFGADLSVFFLVAIFYQSVIKNKTEFLEVYQLEDQFPKEFVFILMAIFFLIVVDRVIYLCSFATGKVIFYLFNLILFTCAVTQYAWHMDTSQQNTAGLALRAIYLTKAISLSLQAMQIQYGVPHKSTLYRQFLTSKVSRVNYLGYRLYRALPFLYELRCVLDWSCTTTALTMYDWLKLEDINASLYLVKCDAVLNRARHKQGEKQTKWTKFCNGICLFFILICVIWAPMLMYSSGNPTNIANPINDATVQLDIKTGGGRLTLYQTTLCEKISWDQLNTVIDLDPQGYLDTYNVRDIQLVCCQSDASTLWLVPHMVQRRFLWSLNEEMNIKFSWILTRDRPKGKEVVKYERTVDPMDCPKPSEVEAVFNGTSSSFRVRNIYPRYFRVTGSGDVRPFEQEANDVSADLVLNNGNLEWWSFHDINSLDVSGCGGLKGPMAIIVSEETPQGFLGETLSKFSIWGLYITFVLAVGRFIRLQCSDLRMRIPYENLPSCDRLIAICEDIYAARAEGELGVEEILYWTLVKIYRSPHMLLEYTKPD, from the exons ATGGAAAGTTTTCTTGGCGATTTTGTGCTGCCTTTGCTGCTTTTGATAGGTACGTGGGTCATTTTGTATTCCCATTATTCTTCCCCGACAAAGGCGTTTCTTGTTGATCGAATTTTACACGTCAAAGATGATACAAATGATCCAG CTGGTCTACTAAATTGGAGTTTGATTTCTTTCATTAATTTGGTGGCTTCTCTTGTAATTCGATTTGTGGCCCGAAAAAGAG GATTTCGCTTCAGATGCAGAAATTCGTTGCTATGgtgcatttttttattttctcttattgTGATATTTTCACAAGTGACCTTTCTTGTTATATCGGCAATTATGGGTTCGGAATGGACGGTTGCAGATGCCTGGTGGATGAAGCTCATTGGATTGATGAA ACTTCAATCCTGGAGATCTCCACTGGTTGTATATCTCCTGATTATACAACTCTTAGTTGCTGTCATTGCGCTAACTGAGATCCAGTGGAACAGATTTGGCTTTTTCCGATTACAAGATTCTTGTTGGGCCTGTTTTTCTTCAGTGGTTGAGCATATAG GTTCTCGTCTTAGGGTGGCTTCCTGCTTGTTGCTGCCTGGCATTCAGTTGGTTGTTGGAATTAGTAATCCTTCTTGGCTTTCTTTACCATTTTTTGTCTGTAGCTGTGTTGGTCTTGTGGATTGGTCTTTAACAAGCAACTTTTTAGGGCTTTTCAG GTGGTGGAAGCTTCTTTGGCTTTATGCTGGCTTCAGCATTTGCTTGTTGTATGTGTATCAGCTCCCAGTTGGCTTCCCAGAGATTTTCAACATGATAGCCAATTTCGTTGGTCTGTACaaactttctccaaaatctgatttgcaagaaatttcttccAGTCTTTCTTTGATGGCATTTTACTATGTG CTCTCCTGCGTGAAGTGTGATTTGGAGGAAATGGATTTCCTTATGTCCATAAGAGAGGGAAGCTTGACCGAGCAACTTCTGCCCTCAAGGCATCCATTTTTTATTCGTGAATTGAG ATCTGGTGTAAGGCATGCAAATGTATTTTTAAGGAGAACAGTTTTCCGGTATTTCACTATCAACTTTTTCACGTATGGTTTTCCG GTCTCCTTGTTTGCACTTACATTTTGGAGCTTCCACTTCGCGAGTATATGTGCATTTGGATTGCTTGCATATGTTGGGTACATTTTATATGTTTTCCCTTCCTTGTTCCGTCTGCACCGATTAAATGGGTTGCTTCTTGTCTTTATTCTCTTGTGGGCGGTCAGCACATATGTCTTCAATGTGGCATTTGCTTTCATGAATTGGAAACTTGGAAAG GACATGGAAATCTGGGAGATGGTTGGGCTGTGGCATTATCCCATTCCTGGCTTCTTCCTACTTGCTCAATTTTGTCTTGGAATTCTTGTTGCTCTTGGTAACCTAGTTAACAATACTGTTTTTCTCTGCACATCAGATGAGGAGGGGCAGTCATCAAAGGACTACTACAAAGAGGAAG TGAATGAAGAAACCAAAGTCCTTATTGTGGCTACAATAGCTTGGGGATTGCGCAAATGTTCTCGTGCCATCGTACTGGTGCTGATATTCCTTATAGCAATGAAACCTGGTTTCATCCATGCCGTGTATG GTCTCCTTGAAAGTGATAGTTCTTGGGATTTCCTCGAAATAGCTCTGCTCGCATGCTTTTGTGCAATTCATAATCATGGGTTCGAAATGTTGTTTTCATTTTCTGCAATCGTACAGCACACACCCAGTCCTCCAGTTGGATTTAGCATTTTGAGAGCTGGATTGAATAAATCAGTTTTGCTGTCAGTCTATGCCACCTCAAGCACCAGGGACAGTCATGACAATGCCTCCCATG AGAAAAGAATTGCTCTGTATCTTGGCGCGATAGGGAAGAAATTTTTGTCTGTGTATAGATCATTTGGAACCTACATCGCGTTTCTGACCATTCTTCTAACAGTTTACCTGGTGAGGCCTAATTGTTTGGCATTTGGGTACATTTTCCTTCTCCTTGTCTGGATTATCGGAAGACAACTTGTGGAAAGAACAAAACGACGTCTTTGGTTTCCACTAAAAGCGTATGCAATCATAGTCTTCATTTTCGTCTATAGTTTGAGCATTTTCCCCACTTTTGAGGCTTGGATGTCTGCAAAATTCAATCTTCAgttgtattttggctataacccCGGTTCTTCATTACTGGAAAATGTTTGGGAGTCTTTAGCAATTGTAGTCGTAATGCAACTTTATAGCTATGAGAGGAGACAGAGCAAAAGTGTTAGATCAGAGGAATcagatttttctcaatttgggATTTTGGGGTTCATCAGACGCTGCCTAATCTGGCACAGTCATAAGATCCTGTTGATTGCATTGTTTTATGCTTCATTATCTCCAATAAGCGCATTTGGTGTTTTGTACCTTCTTGGTGTTGTCTTTTGTTCAACTTTATCTAAAGCTTCCCGAATTCCATCCAAATCATTCTTGATCTATACGGGTGTTCTAGTGACATCTGAGTATCTGTTTCAGATGTGGGGTGAATATGCTGAAATGTTTCCTGGACAAAGGCACTATGATCTATCCCTCCTCCTGGGGTTTCAGGTATACAAACCAAATTTCTGGGGTATAGAAGCTGGCTTGAGGGCAAAAGTTCTTGTGATTGCTGCATGTACCCTTCAGTATAATGTCTTCCATTGGTTGGAGAGGATGCCCACTTTTCTTGTAGATGTAGTTAATTCGGAGGAGCCTTGCCCACTTTTTGTCTCTGCAGAAGACGTCCTACCTGTTGTTTCAGTGCCCAATGGTGAAAATGACGCATCATCAAGTTTCAATGAACGATCTTCAAGAAAGATAGGAGTCACGAGTAGTTCATTGCCTACATTCAGCCCTGGTCTTTACCAATCATCTCATGATGTGTCCACGGCTGGAGTAGGATATAAGGATCACAATACTAGAAAATACTCATTTGGGCATATATGGGGGAGTGTGAAGGAGAGTCATAAGTGGAACAAGAAGAGGATTCTTGCCTTGAGAAGGGAGAGGTTTGAAATCCAAAAGACTACCTTGAAGATATATTTGAAGTTTTGGATAGAGAACATGTTTAACCTTTTTGGCCTTGAGATCAACATGATTGCTCTACTATTGGCCAGTTTTGCTCTTCTGAATGCAATTTCTTTGCTCTATATTGTATCACTTGCAGCTTGTGCTCTTTTAGAGCGGCATATACTTCGGAAACTATGGCCAATGTTCGTCTTCTTGTTTTCTCTTATCCTTGTGTTTGAATACTTTGCCATGTGGAAGCACCTCATGCCGTTGGATCCACATGTTTCAAGTGACACTAATGTGCATTGCCATGATTGCTGGAAAATCTCAAACTTATATTTTGCTCATTGCAGGAGCTGTTGGTTGG GGCTTATTGTTGATGATCCCCGAATGCTGATTAGCTACTTTGTCGTCTTCCTGCTTGCATGTTTTAAGCTCCGTGCAGATCATGCTTCAAGTTTCTCTGGATCATTTACATATCGCCAGATggtttctcaaaggaaaaacgCTTTTGTTTGGAGAGATCTGTCATTTGAAACCAAAAGCATGTGGACTTTCCTTGACTATTTGCGGCTTTATTGCTATTGTCATCTGTTAGATCTTGTGCTTGCTTTGGTTCTGATTACAGGAACCCTTGAATATGATATTCTGCACCTAGGATatcttgcttttgctttgatttTCTTTCGGATGAGGCTTAcgatattaaaaaagaaaaacagtatCTTTAAGTATCTGCGCATATACAATTTTGGAGTTATTGTTCTTTCTCTTGCATATCAATCTCCTTTTGTGGGTGATTTTAGTGGGGGAAAGTGTGAAACTATTGATTACATATATGAGGTGATTGGATTCTACAAATATGACTATGGGTTCCGGATAACCTCCAGATCTGCTTTAGTTGAGATAGTCATTTTTGTTCTGGTATCACTACAGTCATACATGTTTTCCTCCCCTGAGTTTGATTACGTATTTCGGTATCTTGAAGCGGAGCAAATTGGGGCTATTGTACATGAGCAAGAGAAGAAAGCTGCATGGAAAACTGAACAGTTTCTTCACATTCGTGAATCTGAAGAGAAAAAGCGCCAGCGCAACTTCCAAGTAGAGAAGATGAAGTCCGAGATGCTTAATTTACAAATCCAGCTTCATAATATGAACTCTACATCTGCATGTGATGACTCTTCTCCTGCAAGTGAAGGGCTTAGAAAGAGGAAGAATGCCACAGTAAATACAAATATGAACAGTGGAATTCTTGAAAAGCAGGATATTAATACTCATCCTGATTCAGGTTTTGCATTTGATCTGTACGGTTCTCCAAGTAATGTAAGAGGAGAGAGTCCTTTTACAATGGAATTTGCAAAGCAACCAATAGAATCTCCTCTTGGAGAGATCACTGAGCTTGAggaatgtacaagtgaaggttcaTTTCTGGAGTCTGACAGAGAAAGGAAAGGCAGAGGCCAAGCAAGTGAAAACCCTTTAGTCTCTGCTGTACAGTTGATTGGTGATGGTGtttctcaagtgcaatcaataGGAAACCAAGCAGTTAACAATATTGTGAGCTTTCTTAATATTGCACCTGAAGATTCAGATACAAATGAGCACACAGCTGCTGAGGAGGGGGTCTTTCAGGAGAGTGAGAGCCAAAATGTGAGGTACGCATGCTTGGATCGTGCCTCTTCTGTGCAATCTGACAGAAGTAGAGCATCTGACACTGCAAGTTTGCAGATTGGAAGGATCTTTGGCCATATTTGGTCTCAGATGCGGTCGAATAATGATGTTGTTTGTTACATTTGCTTTGTACTGGTATTTCTGTGGAACTTTAGTTTGCTTTCGATGGTTTATTTGGCAGCTCTATTCTTGTATGCTCTTTGTGTCAACACAGGGCCAAGTTACACTTTTTGGGTTATCATGCTAATCTACACTGAAATTTATATATTGATTCAGTACCTGTATCAAATTGTGATCCAACATTGTGGTTTCAGCATCCAGTCAAGCCTTCTTCAAGAACTTGGGTTTCCAACAAAGAGGATAAAGTCATCATTTGTGATAAGTACATTGCCTCTTTTTCTAGTGTATCTATTTACTCTTGTTCAGAGCTCTATAACTGCCAAAGACGGTGAATGGTTTTCGCCAGGGTTTAGTAAGGGGAGATTGTTGCACCGCAAGGAGGTTCTGCAGGTTTCTACTTTGAGTGGGACAGCAAAGGAGCTGGTCCAGCTAGTGGCAAAAATGGTCAAAATGGTGATTAGCAGCTGCAGTACATATTGGAAATCACTGACACAGGAAGCAGAATCTCCTCCATACTTTGTCCAGTTGTCTATGGATGTTCATTTGTGGCCAGAAGGTGGAATTCAACCAGAGAGGATAGAATCTGGAATTAATCGTCTGCTACAGCTTGTTCATGATGAGAGatgcaaaaatgaaaatcattgTTCTTGTGCTAGTAGGGTTCAAATTCAAAGTATTGAAAAGAGTACAGAAAACCCAAATGTTGCCTTAGCTGTTTTTGAGGTGGTTTATGCCTCACATAGTGAGGAATGTAATGCCAAAGAACAGTACGAGTCCCTAACACCAGCGGCTGATGTAGCAAAAGAGATCCTTGAAGCACATAATGCTGGTTTTACAGAGGGAATTGGATTTCCTTACCATATAATCTCTGCTATTGGAGGTGGTAAAAGAGAAGTTGATCTCTATGCCTACATATTTGGTGCAGACTTGtctgttttctttttggttGCTATTTTCTATCAATCTGTCATAAAAAACAAAACTGAGTTTCTCGAGGTTTATCAGCTTGAGGACCAATTTCCCAAAGAGTTCGTATTTATTCTAATG GCTATCTTCTTCTTGATCGTAGTTGATCGTGTTATCTACCTCTGTTCTTTTGCCACAGGAAAAGTTATATTCTATCTGTTCAATCTTATCCTTTTTACCTGTGCGGTCACACAGTATGCCTGGCACATGGATACCTCCCAGCAAAACACTGCAGGTTTAGCTCTTCGTGCAATATATCTGACTAAAGCAATTTCTCTGTCACTACAAGCTATGCAAATCCAATATGGGGTACCACATAAGAGCACCCTGTACCGGCAGTTCCTCACCAGCAAAGTTTCCCGAGTGAATTATCTAGGTTATCGGCTTTACCGTGCCCTGCCTTTTCTATATGAACTACGATGTGTTCTTGATTGGTCGTGCACTACAACAGCATTGACAATGTATGATTGGCTGAAG TTGGAGGACATTAATGCAAGCTTGTACCTCGTCAAATGTGATGCTGTTCTTAATAGGGCTAGACACAAGCAAGGGGAGAAGCAGACCAAATGGACCAAGTTTTGCAATGGGATATGCTTATTCTTCATTTTAATTTGTGTAATTTGGGCTCCTATGCTG ATGTATAGCAGTGGTAATCCAACAAATATTGCGAATCCCATAAATGATGCAACTGTTCAGCTTGATATCAAGACAGGTGGTGGAAGGTTGACGTTGTACCAGACCACTCTTTGTGAAAAAATTTCGTGGGATCAGCTGAACACAGTCATTGATCTTGATCCTCAAGGTTATTTGGATACATACAATGTGCGTGACATCCAACTGGTTTGCTGTCAATCTGATGCGAGTACTTTGTGGCTTGTCCCTCATATGGTGCAGAGAAGGTTCCTTTGGTCTCTCAATGAAGAGATGAATATCAAGTTTTCTTGGATTCTTACCAGAGACAGACCAAAGGGCAAGGAAGTTGTTAAATATGAAAGAACAGTTGATCCAATGGATTGCCCAAAACCATCAGAGGTTGAGGCAGTGTTTAATGGCACTAGTAGTAGTTTTCGGGTGCGAAACATCTATCCAAGATATTTTCGCGTTACTGGTTCGGGTGATGTTAGGCCTTTTGAACAGGAG GCTAACGATGTCAGTGCTGACCTTGTCCTTAATAATGGGAATTTGGAATGGTGGTCCTTTCATGATATCAATTCGTTGGATGTTAGTGGCTGTGGAGGGTTAAAAGGGCCAATGGCCATCATTGTATCAGAAGAAACCCCAC AGGGTTTCCTTGGCGAGACGCTCAGCAAATTCAGTATCTGGGGCCTGTACATTACATTTGTGCTAGCAGTTGGACGCTTTATCAGACTTCAGTGCTCTGATTTGCGAATGAGGATCCCATACGAGAATCTTCCTTCTTGCGACAG GTTGATCGCCATCTGTGAGGATATATATGCTGCTAGAGCAGAGGGAGAACTTGGAGTAGAAGAGATCCTATATTGGACGCTGGTGAAGATTTACAGGTCACCTCATATGTTGCTTGAGTACACGAAGCCAGACTAG